A window of the Lactuca sativa cultivar Salinas chromosome 5, Lsat_Salinas_v11, whole genome shotgun sequence genome harbors these coding sequences:
- the LOC111882328 gene encoding cyclin-dependent kinase F-4 isoform X1, translated as MERYKVIKEVGNGSFGVVWRALNKQNGEVVAIKKMKRKYYSWEECINLREVKSLRKMNHPNIVKLKEVIRENDILYFVFEYMECSLYQLMKDRLKLFSETDIRNWCFQVFQGLAYMHQRGFFHRDLKPENFLVSKDVIKIADFGLAREIVSQPPYTEYVSTRWYRAPEVLLQSPTYGSAVDMWAMGAIMAELFTLRPLFPGSSEADEIYKICKVIGSPTESSWAEGLELATTVNYQFPEQLAGVNLSALVPSASKDGVNLISSLCSWDPCKRPTAMEALQHPFFQNCYYVPPSLRPKSTIAKTPPSAGLTTKRAVEQKCAKKYPLPNSKPNITPSAKMHSSLNSEKTGVQRRLELNRQDGVNEKTNKISSSTKQQPKYQPPIKNNINNPRVGGVYMGKGRVGETGEKFGNMTIGSGRGKPSPPAMKAGMANGSRSDLFSGRSQGYSSKVAG; from the exons ATGGAAAG GTACAAGGTAATCAAGGAAGTTGGTAATGGATCTTTTGGGGTTGTTTGGAGGGCGTTGAATAAACAAAATGGTGAAGTG GTTGCGATTAAAAAAATGAAGAGGAAGTATTATTCATGGGAAGAATGCATAAATCTGAGAGAAGTAAAG tcaCTTCGTAAAATGAATCATCCAAATATTGTGAAGCTGAAGGAAGTGATCAGAGAAAATGACATCTTATACTTTGTGTTTGAGTACATG GAATGCAGTCTTTATCAACTTATGAAAGATAGACTGAAGCTTTTTTCAGAAACTGATATTAGAAATTGGTGCTTCCAAGTTTTTCAAGGTCTTGCTTATATGCATCAACGTGGTTTCTTCCATCGTGATCTTAAGCCTG AAAACTTTCTTGTTTCTAAGGATGTAATAAAGATAGCTGATTTTGGTCTTGCTCGTGAGATTGTCTCCCAACCACCATACACCGAGTATGTTTCAACCCGCTG GTATCGTGCCCCTGAGGTTCTTCTTCAGTCACCAACATATGGTTCTGCAGTTG ATATGTGGGCGATGGGAGCAATCATGGCTGAACTATTTACTCTCAGACCACTTTTCCCAGGTTCAAG TGAAGCAGATGAGATTTATAAAATTTGCAAAGTGATAGGAAGCCCAACAGAAAGCTCATGGGCTGAAGGGCTTGAGCTTGCAACTACTGTCAATTATCAATTTCCAGAG caGCTTGCAGGCGTAAATCTCTCTGCACTCGTACCATCTGCAAGCAAAGATGGAGTCAATCTGATTTCA TCACTATGTTCTTGGGATCCATGTAAGAGGCCAACAGCCATGGAAGCTCTTCAGCATCCTTTCTTTCAG AATTGTTACTATGTTCCTCCTTCTCTTCGCCCTAAATCCACCATTGCTAAAACACCTCCATCTG CTGGCTTAACTACAAAAAGAGCTGTGGAACAGAAATGTGCCAAGAAATATCCTCTACCCAATTCAAAGCCAAATATCACTCCATCCGCCAAAATGCATTCATCTCTAAATTcag aaaaaacaggTGTGCAACGAAGACTGGAATTGAATCGACAAGATGGAGTAAATGAAAAGACAAATAAGATCTCATCTTCCACCAAgcaacaaccaaaatatcagccACCCATTAAAAACAATATTAATAATCCAA GAGTAGGGGGGGTATATATGGGAAAAGGAAGAGTTGGTGAAACAGGTGAAAAATTTGGAAATATGACGATTGGAAGTGGAAGAGGGAAACCTTCACCACCAGCAATGAAGGCTGGAATGGCAAATGGTAGTAGATCCGATTTGTTTTCTGGAAGGTCACAGGGGTATAGTAGCAAGGTGGCAGGAtag
- the LOC111882328 gene encoding cyclin-dependent kinase F-4 isoform X4, with amino-acid sequence MERYKVIKEVGNGSFGVVWRALNKQNGEVVAIKKMKRKYYSWEECINLREVKSLRKMNHPNIVKLKEVIRENDILYFVFEYMECSLYQLMKDRLKLFSETDIRNWCFQVFQGLAYMHQRGFFHRDLKPENFLVSKDVIKIADFGLAREIVSQPPYTEYVSTRWYRAPEVLLQSPTYGSAVDMWAMGAIMAELFTLRPLFPGSSEADEIYKICKVIGSPTESSWAEGLELATTVNYQFPELAGVNLSALVPSASKDGVNLISSLCSWDPCKRPTAMEALQHPFFQNCYYVPPSLRPKSTIAKTPPSAGLTTKRAVEQKCAKKYPLPNSKPNITPSAKMHSSLNSGVQRRLELNRQDGVNEKTNKISSSTKQQPKYQPPIKNNINNPRVGGVYMGKGRVGETGEKFGNMTIGSGRGKPSPPAMKAGMANGSRSDLFSGRSQGYSSKVAG; translated from the exons ATGGAAAG GTACAAGGTAATCAAGGAAGTTGGTAATGGATCTTTTGGGGTTGTTTGGAGGGCGTTGAATAAACAAAATGGTGAAGTG GTTGCGATTAAAAAAATGAAGAGGAAGTATTATTCATGGGAAGAATGCATAAATCTGAGAGAAGTAAAG tcaCTTCGTAAAATGAATCATCCAAATATTGTGAAGCTGAAGGAAGTGATCAGAGAAAATGACATCTTATACTTTGTGTTTGAGTACATG GAATGCAGTCTTTATCAACTTATGAAAGATAGACTGAAGCTTTTTTCAGAAACTGATATTAGAAATTGGTGCTTCCAAGTTTTTCAAGGTCTTGCTTATATGCATCAACGTGGTTTCTTCCATCGTGATCTTAAGCCTG AAAACTTTCTTGTTTCTAAGGATGTAATAAAGATAGCTGATTTTGGTCTTGCTCGTGAGATTGTCTCCCAACCACCATACACCGAGTATGTTTCAACCCGCTG GTATCGTGCCCCTGAGGTTCTTCTTCAGTCACCAACATATGGTTCTGCAGTTG ATATGTGGGCGATGGGAGCAATCATGGCTGAACTATTTACTCTCAGACCACTTTTCCCAGGTTCAAG TGAAGCAGATGAGATTTATAAAATTTGCAAAGTGATAGGAAGCCCAACAGAAAGCTCATGGGCTGAAGGGCTTGAGCTTGCAACTACTGTCAATTATCAATTTCCAGAG CTTGCAGGCGTAAATCTCTCTGCACTCGTACCATCTGCAAGCAAAGATGGAGTCAATCTGATTTCA TCACTATGTTCTTGGGATCCATGTAAGAGGCCAACAGCCATGGAAGCTCTTCAGCATCCTTTCTTTCAG AATTGTTACTATGTTCCTCCTTCTCTTCGCCCTAAATCCACCATTGCTAAAACACCTCCATCTG CTGGCTTAACTACAAAAAGAGCTGTGGAACAGAAATGTGCCAAGAAATATCCTCTACCCAATTCAAAGCCAAATATCACTCCATCCGCCAAAATGCATTCATCTCTAAATTcag gTGTGCAACGAAGACTGGAATTGAATCGACAAGATGGAGTAAATGAAAAGACAAATAAGATCTCATCTTCCACCAAgcaacaaccaaaatatcagccACCCATTAAAAACAATATTAATAATCCAA GAGTAGGGGGGGTATATATGGGAAAAGGAAGAGTTGGTGAAACAGGTGAAAAATTTGGAAATATGACGATTGGAAGTGGAAGAGGGAAACCTTCACCACCAGCAATGAAGGCTGGAATGGCAAATGGTAGTAGATCCGATTTGTTTTCTGGAAGGTCACAGGGGTATAGTAGCAAGGTGGCAGGAtag
- the LOC111882328 gene encoding cyclin-dependent kinase F-4 isoform X3, with product MERYKVIKEVGNGSFGVVWRALNKQNGEVVAIKKMKRKYYSWEECINLREVKSLRKMNHPNIVKLKEVIRENDILYFVFEYMECSLYQLMKDRLKLFSETDIRNWCFQVFQGLAYMHQRGFFHRDLKPENFLVSKDVIKIADFGLAREIVSQPPYTEYVSTRWYRAPEVLLQSPTYGSAVDMWAMGAIMAELFTLRPLFPGSSEADEIYKICKVIGSPTESSWAEGLELATTVNYQFPEQLAGVNLSALVPSASKDGVNLISSLCSWDPCKRPTAMEALQHPFFQNCYYVPPSLRPKSTIAKTPPSAGLTTKRAVEQKCAKKYPLPNSKPNITPSAKMHSSLNSGVQRRLELNRQDGVNEKTNKISSSTKQQPKYQPPIKNNINNPRVGGVYMGKGRVGETGEKFGNMTIGSGRGKPSPPAMKAGMANGSRSDLFSGRSQGYSSKVAG from the exons ATGGAAAG GTACAAGGTAATCAAGGAAGTTGGTAATGGATCTTTTGGGGTTGTTTGGAGGGCGTTGAATAAACAAAATGGTGAAGTG GTTGCGATTAAAAAAATGAAGAGGAAGTATTATTCATGGGAAGAATGCATAAATCTGAGAGAAGTAAAG tcaCTTCGTAAAATGAATCATCCAAATATTGTGAAGCTGAAGGAAGTGATCAGAGAAAATGACATCTTATACTTTGTGTTTGAGTACATG GAATGCAGTCTTTATCAACTTATGAAAGATAGACTGAAGCTTTTTTCAGAAACTGATATTAGAAATTGGTGCTTCCAAGTTTTTCAAGGTCTTGCTTATATGCATCAACGTGGTTTCTTCCATCGTGATCTTAAGCCTG AAAACTTTCTTGTTTCTAAGGATGTAATAAAGATAGCTGATTTTGGTCTTGCTCGTGAGATTGTCTCCCAACCACCATACACCGAGTATGTTTCAACCCGCTG GTATCGTGCCCCTGAGGTTCTTCTTCAGTCACCAACATATGGTTCTGCAGTTG ATATGTGGGCGATGGGAGCAATCATGGCTGAACTATTTACTCTCAGACCACTTTTCCCAGGTTCAAG TGAAGCAGATGAGATTTATAAAATTTGCAAAGTGATAGGAAGCCCAACAGAAAGCTCATGGGCTGAAGGGCTTGAGCTTGCAACTACTGTCAATTATCAATTTCCAGAG caGCTTGCAGGCGTAAATCTCTCTGCACTCGTACCATCTGCAAGCAAAGATGGAGTCAATCTGATTTCA TCACTATGTTCTTGGGATCCATGTAAGAGGCCAACAGCCATGGAAGCTCTTCAGCATCCTTTCTTTCAG AATTGTTACTATGTTCCTCCTTCTCTTCGCCCTAAATCCACCATTGCTAAAACACCTCCATCTG CTGGCTTAACTACAAAAAGAGCTGTGGAACAGAAATGTGCCAAGAAATATCCTCTACCCAATTCAAAGCCAAATATCACTCCATCCGCCAAAATGCATTCATCTCTAAATTcag gTGTGCAACGAAGACTGGAATTGAATCGACAAGATGGAGTAAATGAAAAGACAAATAAGATCTCATCTTCCACCAAgcaacaaccaaaatatcagccACCCATTAAAAACAATATTAATAATCCAA GAGTAGGGGGGGTATATATGGGAAAAGGAAGAGTTGGTGAAACAGGTGAAAAATTTGGAAATATGACGATTGGAAGTGGAAGAGGGAAACCTTCACCACCAGCAATGAAGGCTGGAATGGCAAATGGTAGTAGATCCGATTTGTTTTCTGGAAGGTCACAGGGGTATAGTAGCAAGGTGGCAGGAtag
- the LOC111882328 gene encoding cyclin-dependent kinase F-4 isoform X2 — MERYKVIKEVGNGSFGVVWRALNKQNGEVVAIKKMKRKYYSWEECINLREVKSLRKMNHPNIVKLKEVIRENDILYFVFEYMECSLYQLMKDRLKLFSETDIRNWCFQVFQGLAYMHQRGFFHRDLKPENFLVSKDVIKIADFGLAREIVSQPPYTEYVSTRWYRAPEVLLQSPTYGSAVDMWAMGAIMAELFTLRPLFPGSSEADEIYKICKVIGSPTESSWAEGLELATTVNYQFPELAGVNLSALVPSASKDGVNLISSLCSWDPCKRPTAMEALQHPFFQNCYYVPPSLRPKSTIAKTPPSAGLTTKRAVEQKCAKKYPLPNSKPNITPSAKMHSSLNSEKTGVQRRLELNRQDGVNEKTNKISSSTKQQPKYQPPIKNNINNPRVGGVYMGKGRVGETGEKFGNMTIGSGRGKPSPPAMKAGMANGSRSDLFSGRSQGYSSKVAG; from the exons ATGGAAAG GTACAAGGTAATCAAGGAAGTTGGTAATGGATCTTTTGGGGTTGTTTGGAGGGCGTTGAATAAACAAAATGGTGAAGTG GTTGCGATTAAAAAAATGAAGAGGAAGTATTATTCATGGGAAGAATGCATAAATCTGAGAGAAGTAAAG tcaCTTCGTAAAATGAATCATCCAAATATTGTGAAGCTGAAGGAAGTGATCAGAGAAAATGACATCTTATACTTTGTGTTTGAGTACATG GAATGCAGTCTTTATCAACTTATGAAAGATAGACTGAAGCTTTTTTCAGAAACTGATATTAGAAATTGGTGCTTCCAAGTTTTTCAAGGTCTTGCTTATATGCATCAACGTGGTTTCTTCCATCGTGATCTTAAGCCTG AAAACTTTCTTGTTTCTAAGGATGTAATAAAGATAGCTGATTTTGGTCTTGCTCGTGAGATTGTCTCCCAACCACCATACACCGAGTATGTTTCAACCCGCTG GTATCGTGCCCCTGAGGTTCTTCTTCAGTCACCAACATATGGTTCTGCAGTTG ATATGTGGGCGATGGGAGCAATCATGGCTGAACTATTTACTCTCAGACCACTTTTCCCAGGTTCAAG TGAAGCAGATGAGATTTATAAAATTTGCAAAGTGATAGGAAGCCCAACAGAAAGCTCATGGGCTGAAGGGCTTGAGCTTGCAACTACTGTCAATTATCAATTTCCAGAG CTTGCAGGCGTAAATCTCTCTGCACTCGTACCATCTGCAAGCAAAGATGGAGTCAATCTGATTTCA TCACTATGTTCTTGGGATCCATGTAAGAGGCCAACAGCCATGGAAGCTCTTCAGCATCCTTTCTTTCAG AATTGTTACTATGTTCCTCCTTCTCTTCGCCCTAAATCCACCATTGCTAAAACACCTCCATCTG CTGGCTTAACTACAAAAAGAGCTGTGGAACAGAAATGTGCCAAGAAATATCCTCTACCCAATTCAAAGCCAAATATCACTCCATCCGCCAAAATGCATTCATCTCTAAATTcag aaaaaacaggTGTGCAACGAAGACTGGAATTGAATCGACAAGATGGAGTAAATGAAAAGACAAATAAGATCTCATCTTCCACCAAgcaacaaccaaaatatcagccACCCATTAAAAACAATATTAATAATCCAA GAGTAGGGGGGGTATATATGGGAAAAGGAAGAGTTGGTGAAACAGGTGAAAAATTTGGAAATATGACGATTGGAAGTGGAAGAGGGAAACCTTCACCACCAGCAATGAAGGCTGGAATGGCAAATGGTAGTAGATCCGATTTGTTTTCTGGAAGGTCACAGGGGTATAGTAGCAAGGTGGCAGGAtag